Genomic segment of Apium graveolens cultivar Ventura chromosome 7, ASM990537v1, whole genome shotgun sequence:
gtgtCTATCGGAGATAGTAGCAGTAGTGTACAAATAAGGCTAATACGCATTTTAAAAATACATAATAAATATTACCCATTACAAATATACGTAACAGGCATTAAAAATACATATAACACACGATATGCAAATACGTATTAGCGGTTACCCTCAGGCCATATGCGTATTACAATTCatgtatataaatattttatggtTGTTACATGCTTGTGCAATGCGTATTACCTTCACCCAACTCTAAAATGCGTATTTACATTTAAAATGTTCAAATagattatattttttttctttaaaaaaaatatgttaaaatttagataaaaattaaattaattttttaaaataattattttttaaaattcaatgGTGTGTTACTCTAATTTTacaatatttaatattttagggttcaaCCATTCCTATTTGggttttagaaatttgtaaaataaaaattaaaaataatacaaCAGTTTAGGGTTTAGGATTTAGAGTTTAGGGCTAAAGGCCCTAAACTCTAAATCCTAAACCCCAACTTAATCTAGGGTTTAGGGCGGCCCTAAACCCTAGGAGCCAAACtctaatttaatttaataaattttaatattttagggttcaaCCATTTCTTTTTGggttttagaaatttgtaaaataaaaacaaaaataataCAACAGTTTAGGGTTTAGGATCTGGAGTTTCAGGCCCTAAACTCCAGaacctaaaccctaatttaatctaGGGTTTAGGGCCTTTAAGCTCTAAACCCTAGGAGCCgaattataatttaatttaacaatttttaatattttagggtttaaCCATTTCTATTTGGGTTTtagaaatcatttaaaaaaataaaaataacacaACGAATTCTAgtttaatttaacaatttttaataCTTTCGAAcgttaaaaatttattattttcagaaattattttaaattcgaAATAGAAACACCCATTATACAAATGCGTGCGTAATGTGTTTGATTACAAAATatctataaaaatgattataaTACGTATAGTGAAAATGCATATTAGGCATTACCTGTACAATAAATGCGTAATAAGCTtagaattaaaaaataaataaaaaataaatatacccATTAGAGCAATGCGTGATAGACTGGAAAACACATTCTTTGATGACTTATTAGTTATTACCTGCTTTTTGTATGCGTATTTGGTTCtgtttttattaataaaaaaaattatttgtattATGCATACTGAAAATGCTAAAAATGGTCATCCTTCTCGCGCTGTGGTACTTCTGTTATACTTTCAAAAAAAACTGTTATTTGCGTCCTTGGTCCTGTTAAGGATTAAAGTTCCCATATTCATTTCTAGGGTTTAACTAAGCTAAAACCCTCACACctaaaatctctctctctctcaattctcGCCCAAAATGACACTTTACCGCTTACTCCTGCGCACCCTAACCCGCACCCACCCCCTCTCCCCCCACCCCACCCTCTTAATCCCCCTTCGCACACTCGCCTTCTCCTCCGCCGAAGAAGCCGCCGCCGAGCGTCGCCGTCGCAAACGCCGCCTCCGAATTGAACCCCCTCTCCACGCCCTCCGTCGTGACAACCAAACTCCTCGCCCTCCACGTGATCCCAACGCCCCTCGTCTCCCCGACACCACCTCTTCTCTCGTCGGCCCTCGCCTCTCTCTCCATAACCGCGTCCAGTCCCTAATTCGTGCTGGCGATCTCGATAACGCCTCCGTCATTGCCCGTAAATCGGTCTTTTCTAATCCTAGACCTACTGTTTTTACTTGTAATGCTGTTGTTGCTTCTATGCATAGGGTTAAACGATACAAGGATTTAATTGAATTGTTCGATTATTTCTTTAAGCAGTCGAATATTGTTCCTAATGTGGTTAGTTATAATTATTTGATGAATGCGCATTGTGATATGGGAAATGTGGATCTTGCTTTAGGGGTTTATAGACATATTATTGAGAATGCGCCTTTTTCGCCTTCTGCTGTTTCGTATAGGCATTTAACGAAAGGGTTAGTTGATGCGGGACGGATTGGGGAAGCTGTGGGTTTGCTTAGGGAAATGCTTAGTAAAGGGCATGGAGCAGATTCGTTGGtttataataatttaattttgGGGTTTCTTGAGTTGGGGAATTTGGAGAAGGCAAATGAGCTTTTTGATGAGTTAAAGGAGAGGTGTTTGGTTTATGACGGGATTGTGACTGGTACTTTTATGGATTGGTATTTTAAACAAGGGAAGGAGAGGGATGCAATAGAAGCCTATAAGTATTTGTTGAGTAGAGAGTTTAGGATGGTTCCACCTACTTGTAATGTGCTTTTAGAAGTTTTGCTTAGGTATGGGAGGAAGGTTGAAGCCGAGGCTTTGTTTAATAAAATGTTGGATGATCACACTCCGCCTACGATACAGGCTGTGAATTCTGATACTTTTAATATAATGGTTAATGAGTGTTTTAAAGAGGGGAGGATTTCTGAGGCGTATGAGGTGTTTAAGAGAGTGGGTAAGGGTGCCAAGTCGAAGCCTTTTATGATGGATGTTGGAGGGTCTAATAATATGATAATGAGATACTGCGAACATGACATGGTGGATGATGCCGAGAAGATTTTTTTGGAATTATGCGGAAGGTCGTTGAATCCGGATGTTACGACTTATAGAACTTTAATTGATGCGTATTTCAAGGCGGGGAGGGTTGATACTGCTTTGGAAAAATATGTTCAAATGGTGGATAAAGGTTTACGGGTGCTTCCTCGTTACGCTGACAGGTGGTTTTCACTTCTGATTGAAAATGGTAAAGTTAGGGAATGTGAATCCTTATTGAGTATAATGGCAACGAGAGAAGTGAAACCTGATGTCTCGACGTATGATATTGTGATTCGCGGGCTTAGCGAACAGGGGAACTTTGATGTTATTCTCAAGCTCGTTGAACAGATGGTTAGAGTTGGTGTAGGCATTCCTTCAGCACTTGAGCAATTTCTGACTGAGCTTTTTGGCAAAGAAGGGCGAGGCGAAGAGATTGATAGACTTGTACATATGAGACATGCTCCATATGCAGAACCCCCTCAAACAGCCAGACTAACAGCTGGAACACCTCATACAGGCAGACC
This window contains:
- the LOC141672822 gene encoding pentatricopeptide repeat-containing protein At1g10270-like, whose translation is MTLYRLLLRTLTRTHPLSPHPTLLIPLRTLAFSSAEEAAAERRRRKRRLRIEPPLHALRRDNQTPRPPRDPNAPRLPDTTSSLVGPRLSLHNRVQSLIRAGDLDNASVIARKSVFSNPRPTVFTCNAVVASMHRVKRYKDLIELFDYFFKQSNIVPNVVSYNYLMNAHCDMGNVDLALGVYRHIIENAPFSPSAVSYRHLTKGLVDAGRIGEAVGLLREMLSKGHGADSLVYNNLILGFLELGNLEKANELFDELKERCLVYDGIVTGTFMDWYFKQGKERDAIEAYKYLLSREFRMVPPTCNVLLEVLLRYGRKVEAEALFNKMLDDHTPPTIQAVNSDTFNIMVNECFKEGRISEAYEVFKRVGKGAKSKPFMMDVGGSNNMIMRYCEHDMVDDAEKIFLELCGRSLNPDVTTYRTLIDAYFKAGRVDTALEKYVQMVDKGLRVLPRYADRWFSLLIENGKVRECESLLSIMATREVKPDVSTYDIVIRGLSEQGNFDVILKLVEQMVRVGVGIPSALEQFLTELFGKEGRGEEIDRLVHMRHAPYAEPPQTARLTAGTPHTGRPLPS